In Eubalaena glacialis isolate mEubGla1 chromosome 2, mEubGla1.1.hap2.+ XY, whole genome shotgun sequence, a single genomic region encodes these proteins:
- the PHYH gene encoding phytanoyl-CoA dioxygenase, peroxisomal isoform X2 has translation MVTSLPGPGGEDRYTRDNNVLSLEQRKFYEENGFLVIKNLVSDADIQYFRDEFERICRTEVKPLGLMVMRDVTIAKSEYVPNEKVITKVQDFQEDKELFRYCTLPEILKYVECFTGPNIMAMHTMLINKPPDSGKKTSRHPLHQDLHYFPFRPSNSIVCAWTAMEHIDRNNGCLVVLPGTHKGPLKTHDYPQWEGGVNIMFHGIQDYDKNNDRVHLLMEKGDTVFFHPLLIHGSGRNKSQGFRKAISCHFADANCHYIDVKGTSQENIGEEVLEIASKIHGVKDVSLKDVWRFRARVVKGERINL, from the exons gtATACTCGGGATAATAATGTTCTAAGCCTAGAACAGAGGAAATTTTATGAAGAAAATGGATTTCTTGTCATTAAAAATTTGGTGTCTGATGCTGATATTCAATATTTTAG GGATGAGTTTGAAAGAATCTGCAGAACGGAGgtgaaaccactgggattgatggtgATGAGAGATGTGACCATTGCAAAATCAGAGTATGTGCCAAATGAGAAAGTGATTACCAAGGTCCAAGATTTCCAAGAAGATAAGGAACTCTTCAGATACTGCACCCTCCCTGAG ATTCTGAAATATGTGGAGTGCTTCACTGGACCCAATATTATGGCCATGCATACAATGCTGATAAACAAACCTCCAGATTCTG GCAAGAAGACATCCCGTCACCCCTTGCACCAGGATCTGCACTATTTCCCCTTCAGGCCCAGCAATAGCATCGTTTGTGCCTGGACAGCCATGGAGCACATCGACCGGAACAACGGCTGTCTGGTTGTGCTCCCAGGGACACACAAAGGCCCCCTGAAAACACACGATTATCCCCAGTGGGAG GGAGGGGTTAACATCATGTTCCACGGGATCCAGGACTATGACAAAAATAATGACCGGGTGCACCTCCTGATGGAGAAAGGAGACAccgttttctttcatcctttgcTCATCCATGGATCTGGTCGGAACAAAAGTCAAGGATTCCGGAAG GCAATTTCCTGCCATTTTGCGGATGCCAACTGCCACTACATCGATGTGAAGGGTACCAGTCAAGAAAACATTGGAGAGGAAGTTTTAGAGATAGCCAGTAAAATCCATGGAGTGAAAGACGTCAGCCTGAAG GATGTTTGGAGATTTCGAGCACGCGTCGTGAAAGGAGAAAGAATCAACCTTTGA